A window of Mobiluncus massiliensis genomic DNA:
ATACGGGAGTGAAGCTGAGCTTGACTTCGCTGGCGCCGGCGACTCGGAAATTCTGAGCGATTTCGGGGATATGCCGGTGTACGCCAGCCATAGCATAGCCTTGGGCGTTGCCGAACGCCGCCACGGCCATCAAGTGAGATTTCATGGCTTTGCCAGCCCCGGAATAGCCCACCGCGAGGTTCGCCACGATGTCAGACGTATCCACCAGTCCTGCCCACACCGCCGGCAGCAGCGCCAGAGTCACCGCGGTCACGTTGCACCCCGGTACCGCAATCTCCGAAGCCTGACGCAATGCGGCACGCTGTGCCTGTGCCGCACTTTCATTGGCGTGCAACAGCTCCGGCAGCGAATACGCCCAAGGTTCTTCGGGTTCCGAATGGTAGTAGTCCCGCCACGCGGCCGGGTCGGTCAAACGGTGATCCGCCCCGCAGTCGATGAGCAGGGACTTCACCCCGGCATCACGCAAATCACGCGTCACCTGGCCCGAAGCCCCGTGGGGCAGCCCTAAGAAAATGACATCGTGTCCCGTCAGATTCTCTACATCTGTGGGCTGCAGCACTCGTTGTGCCAATGGGAACAGATGTGGGTGATGCTTTCCTAACGGCTCGCCTGCCGAGGACGCCGCCGTCAAGGCTCCGATTTCCACCTGGGGGTGATTCAACAG
This region includes:
- the argC gene encoding N-acetyl-gamma-glutamyl-phosphate reductase; the encoded protein is MTEVSGKKVKVAVAGASGFAGGELLRLLLNHPQVEIGALTAASSAGEPLGKHHPHLFPLAQRVLQPTDVENLTGHDVIFLGLPHGASGQVTRDLRDAGVKSLLIDCGADHRLTDPAAWRDYYHSEPEEPWAYSLPELLHANESAAQAQRAALRQASEIAVPGCNVTAVTLALLPAVWAGLVDTSDIVANLAVGYSGAGKAMKSHLMAVAAFGNAQGYAMAGVHRHIPEIAQNFRVAGASEVKLSFTPVLVPMNRGILATVTAPLLGTGDPSELRRVYHEVCDNEPLLEFLPEGSWPTVSLVSGCAKAAIQVAVDERAGKVVAQCAIDNLGKGTAAGAIQGMNLALGFPELTGVPTVSTAP